A single Paenibacillus sp. FSL R5-0517 DNA region contains:
- the ylxM gene encoding YlxM family DNA-binding protein, with translation MSQENRLEKTNRINLLFAFYELLLTEKQQTFLKYYFHDDFSLGEIAAEFEISRQAVYEHIKRAEQVLENYESKLGLLEKHERRNRNLEDLQNALERAGVSIDDNKQIHDIVAQLSE, from the coding sequence GTGAGTCAAGAAAACCGGCTTGAGAAGACAAACCGGATTAACTTGCTGTTTGCTTTTTATGAGTTGTTACTTACCGAGAAACAGCAGACTTTTCTAAAGTATTACTTTCATGACGATTTTTCACTTGGTGAAATTGCAGCCGAGTTTGAGATCAGCCGCCAGGCGGTATACGAGCATATCAAGCGTGCCGAACAAGTGCTGGAGAATTACGAAAGCAAGCTGGGCTTGTTGGAAAAGCATGAACGGCGTAATCGCAATCTTGAAGATTTGCAAAATGCATTGGAACGCGCAGGCGTCTCCATTGATGACAACAAACAAATACACGATATCGTTGCTCAGCTCAGCGAATGA
- the ffh gene encoding signal recognition particle protein yields the protein MAFEGLTTRLQNVFSKLRGKGKVSDEDVAEAMREVRLALLEADVNFKVVKEFIAKVKEKAVGKEVMESFTPGMVIIDIVNKELTDLMGGSQAKLAKANKPPTVLMMVGLQGAGKTTTSGKLAKMLQKQNSRPLLVAGDIYRPAAIKQLQVLGEQIKAPVFTLGDQTSPVEIARQGLQHAKDNGNDYVIIDTAGRLHVDEELMEELRQIHSVVNPDEVLLVVDSMTGQDAVNVAEHFNQQLNLTGVVLTKLDGDTRGGAALSVKAVTGCPIKFASLGEKLDALEPFHPERMASRILGMGDMLSLIEKAQLNIDTDKAKEMERKMRNAEFTFEDFLEQMDQVKKLGPIDQIMDMIPGMGKMKQAKDLKVDDKQMGRIEAIVYSMTTEEKRNPDLINHSRRKRIATGSGTSLAEVNRLIKQFDEMRRMMKQFSDMMGPKGGKNKAMKQLKGMGKGMKFPFR from the coding sequence ATGGCATTTGAAGGATTAACGACCCGATTACAGAATGTGTTCAGCAAGCTGCGCGGCAAAGGCAAGGTGTCTGATGAAGATGTAGCCGAGGCTATGCGCGAGGTACGTCTGGCATTGCTCGAAGCGGATGTAAACTTCAAAGTGGTCAAGGAATTCATCGCCAAGGTGAAAGAGAAGGCTGTTGGCAAAGAAGTGATGGAGAGCTTCACGCCAGGAATGGTCATCATCGACATCGTTAACAAGGAACTGACGGATTTGATGGGTGGAAGCCAGGCCAAACTGGCTAAAGCGAACAAACCGCCTACGGTGCTGATGATGGTTGGTTTGCAGGGTGCTGGTAAAACAACCACATCGGGTAAACTGGCTAAAATGCTGCAAAAGCAAAACAGTAGACCATTGCTTGTTGCAGGAGATATTTATCGTCCGGCAGCGATCAAACAGTTGCAAGTACTTGGCGAGCAGATCAAAGCGCCGGTATTCACACTGGGTGATCAGACAAGCCCTGTGGAGATCGCACGTCAAGGTCTTCAACATGCCAAAGATAACGGTAATGACTATGTTATTATCGATACAGCTGGACGTCTGCATGTTGATGAAGAGCTGATGGAAGAACTTCGCCAGATTCACAGCGTAGTGAATCCGGATGAAGTACTGCTTGTGGTGGACAGCATGACAGGTCAGGATGCGGTTAACGTAGCAGAACACTTTAACCAGCAGCTTAATCTGACCGGGGTTGTCCTGACGAAGCTGGATGGCGATACTCGTGGTGGTGCTGCACTTTCTGTCAAAGCCGTTACGGGGTGCCCAATCAAGTTTGCTTCCCTTGGAGAGAAACTTGACGCTTTGGAGCCGTTCCACCCGGAACGTATGGCTTCACGGATTCTCGGTATGGGAGATATGTTATCTCTGATAGAGAAAGCACAATTAAACATTGATACCGATAAAGCCAAGGAAATGGAACGGAAGATGCGTAATGCAGAATTCACGTTTGAAGATTTCCTGGAGCAGATGGATCAAGTGAAAAAGCTGGGACCAATCGATCAGATCATGGATATGATTCCCGGCATGGGCAAGATGAAACAAGCCAAGGACCTGAAGGTTGATGATAAACAGATGGGCCGGATCGAAGCGATCGTATACTCAATGACGACCGAGGAGAAACGCAACCCGGACTTGATCAACCATAGCCGTCGGAAGCGTATTGCTACCGGAAGCGGAACATCTCTGGCTGAAGTAAATCGTCTGATCAAGCAGTTTGATGAGATGCGCCGCATGATGAAACAGTTCTCGGATATGATGGGACCTAAAGGCGGTAAAAATAAAGCGATGAAGCAGCTTAAAGGTATGGGCAAAGGAATGAAGTTTCCTTTCCGTTGA
- the rpsP gene encoding 30S ribosomal protein S16, which produces MAVRIRLKRMGAHKAPFYRVVVSDSRSPRDGRFIEEIGYYNPVEQPAVVKIDEDKALAWLQNGAQASDTVRNLLSKAGVMKKFHESKLSK; this is translated from the coding sequence ATGGCAGTTCGTATTCGTCTGAAACGTATGGGTGCTCACAAAGCTCCTTTCTACCGCGTAGTGGTATCGGATTCCCGTTCCCCACGTGACGGTCGTTTTATCGAGGAGATCGGTTACTACAACCCGGTTGAACAACCGGCTGTTGTTAAGATCGATGAAGATAAAGCATTGGCATGGCTTCAAAACGGTGCACAAGCATCTGACACTGTCCGCAACTTGCTTAGCAAAGCGGGCGTGATGAAGAAGTTCCACGAGTCTAAATTATCTAAATAA
- a CDS encoding KH domain-containing protein — MEELVSIIAKALVDHPEDVAVRTVEKDRLVVYELTVHPDDVGKVIGKQGRIAKSLRTVVTSAAVKMDKRVTVDIIS, encoded by the coding sequence ATGGAAGAATTAGTAAGCATAATTGCTAAGGCTTTAGTCGATCATCCGGAAGATGTGGCGGTTCGGACGGTTGAGAAAGACCGGCTTGTCGTTTATGAGTTAACCGTTCATCCTGACGATGTTGGGAAGGTAATTGGTAAACAGGGACGAATCGCAAAATCACTTCGTACGGTCGTCACATCAGCAGCAGTTAAGATGGATAAACGGGTTACCGTTGATATCATATCTTAA
- the rimM gene encoding ribosome maturation factor RimM (Essential for efficient processing of 16S rRNA), producing the protein MAEFMNVGKIVNTHGIRGEVKIMPLTDFPEVRFAKNAELFFFTPDNHPVMVNVESARLHKNMYILRLKEYGNINEVEKFKGGMAKVLKENLAELEEGEYYFHQIVGCSVITEEGETLGTISEILTPGANDVWVVKTPAGKEVLIPVIDDVVLDVDIEQKQVKIHLMEGLL; encoded by the coding sequence ATGGCAGAGTTTATGAATGTAGGTAAAATCGTTAATACGCATGGAATTCGCGGTGAGGTGAAAATCATGCCTTTAACCGATTTCCCGGAAGTACGTTTCGCGAAAAATGCGGAGTTGTTTTTCTTTACACCAGATAACCATCCAGTGATGGTTAATGTGGAATCTGCACGTTTGCATAAAAATATGTATATTCTTCGTCTGAAAGAATATGGCAATATTAATGAAGTAGAGAAGTTTAAAGGCGGTATGGCCAAAGTATTAAAAGAGAACCTGGCTGAGTTGGAGGAAGGCGAATATTACTTCCATCAAATCGTTGGCTGTTCTGTCATCACCGAAGAGGGTGAAACGCTCGGAACCATCTCTGAAATCCTGACTCCTGGTGCGAATGATGTATGGGTTGTCAAAACGCCGGCTGGCAAAGAAGTGCTGATTCCTGTTATTGATGATGTCGTGCTTGATGTGGACATCGAACAGAAGCAAGTGAAGATTCACCTGATGGAAGGGCTGCTGTAA
- the trmD gene encoding tRNA (guanosine(37)-N1)-methyltransferase TrmD encodes MKVDVLTLFPEMFDGVFGASILGKAQTKGLVSLGATNFRNYATNKHNTVDDAPYGGGGGMVLKPDPIFAAVEDVLEQRGEAAATMKPPRIILMCPQGETFTQKKAEELVQEDHLIFICGHYEGYDERIREFLVTDELSIGDYVLTGGELPAMVAIDSIVRLIPGVLGNETSAVTDSFSTGLLEYPHYTRPPEFRGMKVPDMLLSGHHLNIEAWRREQSLLRTLERRPEMLETADLTDKERIWLKKIRSNRKNNTE; translated from the coding sequence ATGAAAGTGGATGTATTAACGCTATTCCCTGAGATGTTTGACGGTGTATTCGGTGCAAGCATTCTGGGCAAAGCTCAAACGAAGGGACTGGTATCCCTCGGTGCAACCAACTTCCGCAATTATGCGACCAATAAACACAATACAGTAGATGATGCTCCTTATGGCGGGGGTGGGGGTATGGTGCTCAAACCAGATCCGATCTTTGCTGCTGTGGAAGATGTTCTGGAGCAACGCGGAGAAGCTGCGGCAACGATGAAACCTCCACGTATCATTCTAATGTGTCCGCAAGGTGAGACGTTTACACAAAAAAAAGCAGAAGAACTTGTTCAGGAAGATCATCTGATTTTTATATGCGGACACTATGAAGGTTACGATGAGCGAATTCGCGAATTTCTCGTGACGGATGAACTATCCATTGGGGATTACGTACTCACGGGTGGGGAGCTACCTGCCATGGTTGCGATTGACAGCATCGTACGTCTGATCCCAGGTGTGCTTGGAAATGAGACAAGCGCCGTAACGGATTCATTCAGTACTGGACTCCTGGAATATCCGCACTACACACGTCCACCCGAATTCAGGGGCATGAAAGTACCGGATATGCTATTGTCTGGGCATCATCTGAATATTGAGGCGTGGCGCAGGGAACAGTCGTTGCTTCGTACGTTAGAGCGCAGACCGGAAATGTTGGAAACGGCTGATTTGACGGACAAAGAGCGAATTTGGTTGAAAAAGATACGCTCAAACCGTAAAAATAATACAGAGTAA
- a CDS encoding VOC family protein, which yields MTYRIIGLDHIQLAAPEGCESEARHFFNEVLGWTEIPKPEILRKRGGVWFECGRHQVHIGIQKDFVPATKAHPAFHVKHLDQLRNHLIDNHIYIVDDEAREEEGVRRLYIYDPFGNRLEFLEWI from the coding sequence ATGACGTATAGAATTATTGGTCTAGACCATATTCAGCTCGCAGCACCGGAAGGTTGTGAATCGGAAGCACGTCATTTTTTCAATGAAGTATTGGGATGGACAGAGATTCCTAAACCTGAAATTCTAAGAAAACGGGGTGGTGTATGGTTCGAGTGTGGCAGACATCAAGTACATATTGGAATACAAAAAGATTTCGTTCCAGCAACAAAAGCTCATCCAGCATTTCATGTAAAGCATTTGGATCAGCTGCGTAATCATTTGATTGATAATCATATTTATATTGTCGATGACGAAGCAAGGGAAGAGGAGGGGGTAAGGCGTCTTTATATCTATGACCCTTTTGGCAATCGTCTTGAGTTCTTGGAATGGATTTAA